A region of the Variovorax sp. 54 genome:
GGCGGTGATGCCGGTGCCGTCGGAGACGAAGAAAACAGTGCGTGTATGCATGGTGTTGCTTTTGCGGCGGAGTCCTGCGGCGCGCGCGACCTGCCACGCCTACAATCCGGGCCATTATCGGGAATCCGCTTTCCCCACCCCCTCGAATTCTTTCCATGCACACCGCGACCGCACCCAAAGCAACGACAACGATCGTGCTGCGCCGTCTGCATGCAGCGCCGGTTTCAACTTCTGGAGCTTCCCCATGTCTGCACTTTTCGAGGCGACCGCACTGGTCGTGCCATTTGAAAACCTGAGGATGACCGACGTCGAGTCGGTTGGCGGCAAGAACGCCAGCCTCGGCGAAATGATCTCGCAGCTGCCCCAGGGCGTGCGCGTGCCGACCGGTTTTGCGACCACGGCCCACGCGTTCCGCCAGTTCCTGGCGCATGACGGCTTGGCCGACAAGATCAGCAAGCGCCTGGCCGCGCTGGACACCGAAGACGTGCGCGCCCTGGCCACGGCCGGCGCTGAGATCCGCGCCATGGTCGAGGCCCAGCCGTTCCCGGCCGACCTGCAGAAAGCCATCGGCGAGGCCTTTGCCACGCTGAGCGCCGGCAACCCGTCCGCCTCGTTCGCCGTGCGTTCCTCGGCCACCGCCGAAGACCTGCCCGACGCCTCGTTCGCCGGTCAGCAGGAAACCTTCCTGAACGTGGTCGGCATCGACGACGTGCTGCACAAGATGAAGGAGGTGTTCGCCTCCCTCTACAACGACCGTGCCATCAGCTACCGCGTGCACAAGGGCTTCGAGCACGACGTGGTCGCGCTGTCGGCCGGCGTGCAGCGCATGGTGCGCTCCGACCTCGGCGCCGCCGGCGTGATGTTCACCATCGACACCGAGTCGGGCTTCGACCAGGTCGTGTTCATCACCTCGAGCTACGGCCTGGGTGAGACGGTGGTGCAGGGCTCGGTGAACCCCGACGAGTTCTACGTGCACAAGCCGACCCTCAAGGCCGGCAAGAAGGCCGTCATTCGCCGCAACCTCGGCTCCAAGCTGATCCAGATGGAGTTCGCCACGCCTGAAGAGAAGAAGGCGAGCGGCAAGCTGGTCAAGACCACCGACGTCAAGGCCGAGCAGCGCAACCGCTACTCGCTGAGCGACGCCGACGTCGAGCAACTGGCCCGCTATGCGCTGGTGATCGAAGAGCACTACGGCCGCCCGATGGACATCGAGTGGGGCAAGGACGGCACCGACGGCCACCTCTACATCCTGCAGGCGCGTCCCGAAACGGTGAAGAGCCAGCAGCAGGGCAAGGCCGAGCAGCGCTACAAGCTGCTGGGCAAGGGCGCCGTGCTGGCCGAAGGCCGTGCCATCGGCCAGAAGATCGGCACCGGTGCCGTGCGCATCGTGCACAACATCAGCGAGATGGACCAGGTGCAGGCCGGCGACGTGCTCGTCACCGACATGACCGACCCCAACTGGGAGCCGGTGATGAAGCGCGCTGCCGCCATCGTCACCAACCGCGGCGGGCGCACCTGCCACGCGGCCATCATTGCGCGCGAACTTGGCATTCCGGCCGTGGTCGGCTGCGGCGACGCCACCGACCTGCTCAAGGACGGCACGCTCGTCACCGTGAGCTGCGCCGAGGGCGACACCGGCTTCATCTACGACGGCCTGCTCGAGACCGAAGTCACCGAAGTGCAGCGCGGCGTGATGCCCGAGATCGACCTGAAGATCATGATGAACGTGGGCAATCCCCAGCTCGCCTTCGACTTCGCGCAGCTGCCGAACCACGGCGTGGGCCTGGCCCGCCTCGAGTTCATCATCAACAACAACATCGGCGTGCATCCGAAGGCGATCCTCGACTACCCGAACGTCGATAACGACCTGAAGAAGGCCGTCGAGTCGGTGGCCCGCGGCCATGCCTCGCCGCGTGCGTTCTACGTCGACAAGGTGACCGAAGGCGTCGCAACCATCGCCGCTGCGTTCTGGCCCAAGCCCGTCATCGTGCGCCTCTCGGATTTCAAGTCGAACGAGTACCGCAAGCTGATCGGCGGCAGCCGCTACGAGCCCGAGGAAGAAAACCCGATGCTGGGCTTCCGCGGCGCCGCGCGCTACCTGAGCGCCGACTTCGGCGAGGCCTTCGCCATGGAGTGCGAGGCGCTCAAGCGCGTGCGCAACGACATGGGTCTGACCAACGTGCAGATCATGGTGCCCTTCGTGCGCACCCTGGGCCAGGCCGAACGCGTGACCACGCTGCTGGGCGAGCACGGCCTGAAGCGCGGCGAAAACACGCTCAAGCTGATCATGATGTGCGAGGTGCCGAGCAATGCCGTGCTGCCGGAAGAGTTCCTGAAGTTCTTCGACGGCTTCTCGATCGGTTCGAATGACCTGACCCAGCTCACGCTGGGCCTGGACCGCGACTCCGGCCTCGAGCTGCTGGCGGCCGACTTCGACGAGCGCGACCCGGCCATCAAGGCGCTGCTGAGCCGCGTCATCAAGGCCTGCAAGGACCAGGGCAAGTACGTCGGTATCTGCGGCCAGGGCCCCAGCGACCACCCGGACTTCGCGCTGTGGCTGGCGGAGCAGGGCATCGAATCGATTTCGCTGAACCCTGACAGCGTGATCGACACCTGGCAGCAACTGGCCCAGCGAGGCTGAGCCCGCGCGCGGCGGGCATGCCCCAAGGCATGCGCCGCCGCGTGATGCAACGCGGCGAATGGCGGAAATCCCCATCGGGGATTCCCCCGTGCCCGCCCGTGCAAATGAAACAAAGTGCGTTTCCGGTGTCAGACTCGTGACATTCGCAGGCGGCGCACCCCGGTTGCCTGCCTGAGGCGACGCCGGCCCATCAGGGCCCGTGTCAGCACTTCGCCGGAGACCCCCATGATTCTTGTCAAGACGGAAGCCGGACAGCAGGTCCTCAAGGACCGCTCGGTGCCGTTGACGCCGCGCCAGCGCTCGGCGTTCATCCAGTTCGACGGCAAACGCTCGATCGACGACGTGCTGGGCTCGGGCCTGGGCATCGGGCGCGAAGAGGTCGAGCAGATGGTCGCGTTGGGCCTGCTGGCGCCCTTGGACGGCCAGCCGGCTGCGGCGCCCGCAGCCGTGGCGGCGGCCCCGGCGCCTGCTGCATCTTCCTCTGGCCGCAGTCGGCAGCAGCGCTACAAGGATGCGTACCCGATCGCCACCCAGCTGACCGGCAGCCTGGGTCTGATGGGCTTCCGGCTCAACCTCCAGGTCGAGGGCACGACCAGCTACGAAGACCTCCTGGCGCTGGCGCCCAAGATCCGCGCCGCCGTGGGCACGGAGAAGGCCGCCGCCCTCGACAAGGCCCTCAACGACTGAGCTGCCTTGCCGGATTGCGCAAGACAGGGCTATAATCGCCGGCTTTGCCTTGCCATACCGCGCCCGACGCTGCGGATGGCTTTTCCTCTTCCACGGAAGAATCCACAAGGAGTGCCATGCGTCACTACGAAATCATCTTGCTCATCCACCCGGATCAGAGCGAACAAGTTCCGGCCATGCTGGAGCGTTACAAGGGCCTGATCACGGCCGGCGGCGGCAAGGTCCACCGCGTTGAAGACTGGGGCCGCCGTCAGCTGGCTTACCAGATCAACAAGCTCAACAAGGCCCACTACCTGTGCGTCAACATCGAAGCTGAACAAGCCGTGATGGGTGAACTGGAACACGCGTTCAAGTTCAACGATGCCGTGCTGCGTCACCTGACCGTTCAGAAGAAGAAGGCCGACACCGGTCCTTCGTCGATGATGAAGACGGTCGAGCGCGAAGAGGCCCGCAAGGCCCAGCAGGCCGAATACGCCGCCAACAACAACTGATGGCGTGACGGCTGCCGCTGCGGCGACCGGGGTCAACCAGCTTCTGCTGACCGCCTCTGTCGCCGAACTCGGAACCCTGCGATACACGCCAGCCGGCCTTCCCGCCCTCGATCTGAAGCTCGACCATGAGTCGACGCTCCAGGAGGCGGGGAAGCCCCGGCAGGTGAAGACGGCCCTTAAAGCCGTTGCGTTCGGCGCCATCGCCGAGCGACTCGCAGCGCAGTCGATGGGAAGTCTCTGGCGATTCCAGGGGTTTCTCGCGACACCGGGCAACGGCAAGCATCCGGTCCTGCACATCCAGGATTTTCAGCAAGATTAATTTTCGACAAGAGGTCCCCCAATGGCCACGTTCAAGAAATTCAACAAAGACAAGCGCCCGAAGCGCAACACCCAGTCGCTGCTGTTCAAGCGCAAGCGCTTCTGCCGTTTCACCGTCGCTGGCGTCGAAGAAATCGACTACAAGGACATCGACACGCTGCGTGACTTCATCAGCGAAAACGGCAAGATCATCCCCGCACGCCTGACCGGCACGCGCGCGATCTACCAGCGTCAGCTGAACACCGCCATCAAGCGCGCGCGCTTCCTGGCCATGGTGCCGTACAGCGACCAGCACCGCGTCTAAGAAGGAGCACACACCATGCAAATCATTCTTCTGGACAAGGTTCTGAACGTCGGCGGCCTGGGCGACATCGTCAAGGTCAAGGACGGCTACGCACGCAACTTCCTGATCCCCTCGGGCCGCGCCCGTCGCGCCACCGCTGCCAACAAGGCCGAATTCGAAGCCAAGCGCGTCGAACTCGAAAAGGCTGCCGCCGTCAAGCTGGCCGAGTCGCAAGCCCAGGGCGAAAAGCTCGCCGGCTCGACCGTCAAGCTGACCCAAAAGGCTGGCGTGGACGGCCGTCTGTTCGGTTCGGTCACCAACGGCGACATCGCCGAAGAGCTGAACAAGCAAGGCTACAAGGTTGCCAAGTCGCAAGTGCGTCTGCCCAACGGCCCGATCAAGGTGGTTGGCGACAACACCGTGAGCGTCTCGCTGCACACCGACGTGGTCGTCGAGATCACCGTCACGGTCTACGGCGAAACCGCCTGATCGTTTGCAGCGCCCCGTGCGCTGACGCAAGAAAGCCGCCTTCGGGCGGCTTTTTCTTTTCTGCGCACGAGTTGTCCACCTCGCCGCACCGGAAGTTCACTGTTTATTAACAACCTTGTCCACACACGCTGCGCTCTGCGCGGCTTAGCATGCAGGGTTGCAAGGGAAGTCCATGTCCGCCGTTTTCTCCTATGCCGACAATGATTCGTCGGCCGACCGCCAGATCGCGCAACTGCGCATTCCGCCTCATTCCATCGAGGCCGAATCCAGCGTGCTGGGGGGCTTGCTGCTGGACAACGGCGCCTGGGATCGCATGGGCGACCTGCTGGTCGACGGCGACTTCTACCGTCACGAACACAAGCTGATCTACGCAGCCATCGGCGGGCTGATCAATGCCAGCAAGCCGGCCGACGTGATCACGGTCTTCGAGCAGCTGCAGAACCTCGGCAAGGCCGACGACATCGGCGGGCTGGTCTACCTGAACTCGCTCGCGCAGTACGTGCCGAGCGCGAGCAACATCCGGCGCTACGCCGAGATCGTGCGCGAGCGCTCCATCCTGCGCAAGCTGGTGTCCGCCGCCGACGAGATCGCGACCAACGCCTTCAATCCGCAGGGCAAGGCGGTCGACAAGATCCTGGACGAAGCCGAGCAGAAGATCTTCAACATCGGCGAAGAAGGCACGCGGATGAAGCAGGGCTTCCAGAGCATGGATGCCCTGGTGGTCGAGCTGCTCGACCGCGTGACCGAGATGGCCGAGAACCCGAACGACATCACGGGCGTGCGCACGGGCTTCCACGACTTCGACAAGATGACCTCGGGCCTGCAGCCGGGCGACATGATCGTGCTGGCCGCGCGTCCGTCGATGGGCAAGACCTCGCTCGCGATCAACATCGCCGAGCACGTGGCGCTCGAAGAGGGGCTGCCGGTGGCGGTGTTCTCGATGGAAATGGGCGCCGCCCAGCTGGCGGTGCGTATCGTGGGCTCCATCGGCCGCATCGACCAGGGCCACCTGCGCACCGGCAAGCTCAGCGACGAAGAGTGGCCGCGCCTGACCGAAGCGATCGAGAAGCTGCGCACGGTGTCGCTGCACATCGACGAGACGCCGGGTCTTTCGTCCAGCGAGCTGCGCGCCAATGCGCGCCGGCTGGCGCGCCAGTACGGGCGCCTCGGCCTGATCGTGGTCGACTACCTGCAGCTCATGTCGACCAGCAGTTCGGGCGACGAGAACCGCGCCACGGCCGTGGGCGAAATCTCGCGCGGCCTGAAGATGCTGGCCAAGGAACTGAAGTGCCCGGTGATCGCGCTGTCGCAGCTCAGCCGCGGCGTGGAAGCGCGAACCGACAAGCGTCCCATGATGAGCGACTTGCGCGAATCCGGCGCCATCGAGCAGGACGCGGACATCATCATGTTCATCTACCGCGACGACTACTACAACAAAGAGTCGAAGGAGCCGGGCGTGGCCGAGGTGATCATCAGCAAGCACCGTAACGGCCCGACCGGCACGGTGAAGCTGGCCTTCCTGAAGCCGATCACCAAGTTCGAGAACCTGGTCGGCTACAGCAACAACGACGAGTACTGACCGGCCCGCGCGGCAGGTCGTCAGCCGGCGTCGCTGCCGGGCTCGGGCGTCGAAGCCGGCGGCTTCTGCGCCCACTCCTTGTGCCGCGCCGCCTCGGCCTTCACCTGCCGCAGCAGGTCGGCCAGCGTCTTGCCGGGTTCGTCCCGGAAGCGCGTGTCGAGCACCTCCACGGCCTCCATGCGGTCGACCCGGAAGCCGCGGAAATCGTTGCGCAGCTCGCACCACGTCGAGAGCGTCCAGACCTTGCCCCAATAGAAGCAGCCCAGCGGCCGCACCGTGCGCTCGCTGGCATCGCCCGAGACGTCGCGGTAGTGCAGCCGCAGCTTCTGGTGAGCCTGCACGGCCTCGCGCAGCGTTTGCAGCCGGGTGCGCAAAGCGTCGTCGAGACCGAGCGCGGGCGCATACAGCGCCAGCGCCTCGGCCGACACGCGCGCCGCCGGCGGCAGCACCGACAGGATCTTTCCAAGGCCCGTTTCGATGTTGCGCGCCATCGCCGGATCGACCCAGCTCTGGGTCATGCGCGCGGCGGCCACGAGTGCCGATGCCTCGTCTTGCGTGAACATCAAGGGCGGCAGCTCGAAGCCCGCGCCCAGCCGGTAGCCGACGCCGGCCTCGCCTTCGATGGGCACGCCCTGGTGCTGCAGGTCGGCCACGTCGCGGTACACCGTGCGCTCCGACACCTCCAGGCGCTGCGCCAAAAAGGCGGCCGTGGTGAGCCGGCGGCCGCGGATGAGCTGCACGAGCTGGAAGAGGCGGTCGGCGCGGCGCATCAACGCGTACCGACGAGTTTTCTGGCGAAGTCCTCGACAAAGTAGCGCTTGCCGCGCTGGACCACCGTGTGGCCTTCGGTCTCGAGGCGCGACATCTGGGCCTCGATGCTGCCCGGGTATTTGGGATTGAGTTCGCCGCCGATCTTGAGCGTGCGCCAGTAAGGCGTGCGCTCGGTATCGGTCGTGGCTTCCTCGGTGGCATGGGCCACCATGTGGGCAAAGATGGCAGTGGTCACGGTGCAGCCGATGGTCGCGCGATGCCGCGCCGCGATCTCTTCGCCGATGCCGAGCACGGTCGTGAGCCGGCCTTCGGGCACGCCGCGCATCGCGTCCTCGACTTCGGCGGGCGAGGGCGTGGCGATGGTGCCCTCGCCGTGCCGCGCGCGCATGGCCGGGGGAATGGCCTTCACGTTCGGCAGGTTCGGGTAGCCGGCCAGCCTGTCGCGCCAGCCCTTGCGTGTGCTCATGAGACTCCGATATGGATCGCCACTGCGTCCGGCCCCTCGTAGGCTTCGAAATCGCTGCGGTAGCGGCGAACGATTTCCGGGTGCGCCTCGAAATACTGCCAGATGCGCTGCCAGGTGGCGATCACCATCTGCGGCATGTCGCCGCGGCCGGTGAAGACGAGGTAATTGCCTGCTTCGATGGCGACGCTGTCCGCGCCATCCGAAACGGCCACGCCGGCCGTCACGTCGAAGGCGCCGTGCGCATCCGATTCGTAGACGGAGTAAATGCTGAAGATGCGCGTATCGCCGGTGCGGTACGGCGTCGCGTCGTAGGTCTGCTCGCCGAAGAAGCGGTTCCACAGTGCGCCGATGCGGGCGGTGGCGGGGTCGTTCTCTTCACGGTTGGTCGTGCGTGCCGTGAGGCCGGAGACCCGGAAGGCGTCTTGGTGTTGGCGGATGGGGTCCATGCGTTGTTTCTCCGGAGGTGTCGGATGAGGAGGGCGAAGGCGCTCAAAACAGGAGCGCCTTCGGTTCGGCCTTCATCGTCTGCGCGATCAGTTTCATGTCGATGTCGGTGATGTCGAACAGGCCGAAGCGGAATTTGTAGCCCCATTGCTTCGGGGTTTCGATGAAGGCGAGGCGTTCGATCAACGGGGCGATGGGCGCCTCGTGCGCGGCGACATAGGCCACGTCGCGACGCCACGGGACGAAGCCGTTGCCCATGTCGAACTCGTACGGGTCGCCAGGCTGGACGATGCCGAGCGACACGAAGCTTTGCAGCTTGTCCGTGCCGCCGAACACCGTGGCCGGCGAATAGTAGGCCACGCGGTCGCCCGCTGCCACGCGCTTGAGCGGTGCGAGCTTGCCGTGGCCCACCTGCATGAACCCGAGCGGCCGGTGGTCCCGGCCGCGCCGGGCATGCTCGGCGCTGGCGACCGCAATCCAGTTGCGCTGTGCCATGGCGTGTCAGGCCGGGGCGTGCAGGCCGACTTCGTTGCCTTCGGTGTCGCGCAGGTGGGCGATGAAGCCCATGCCCGGCGGCAGCGCCGACTTGGGCGCCACGATCTGCCCGCCGGCCGCCTCGACGCGCGAGAGCACGGTATCGATGCCGGTGCAGTCCAGGTAGATGCGGATGCCGCTGCCGGCCTGCGCGCTGGTGTTGGCGCCGGGCTTCAGCGCGCCGCCGGTGGCGGGGTCGTCGTAGGGGAACACGGCCAAGGGGTTGCCGCCGAAGTCCTCGCGGCGCAGCTTGCGCGCGAGCACGGTTTCGTAGAAGGCCTGGGCGCGGTCCAGATTGGCGACGGGAATCTCGAACCAGGTGATGGCGTGGGTGGTCATGAAGTGCTCGCTTTCTTTCGTTCGTTGTTGCGTTGGAGGGAGCCTGGATGGTGCGAGCCGCCTCCTGACAACGTCTTGTCAGTAGCCTGTCATGACGGACGAAAAAAAGCCCGCGATGCTCCGGGAGCATGCGCGGGCTCGGGTCGGCCGGGGCCGACGAACTTAGAGCACGTCGCTCGCGAAATCCGCCAGTCGCGAGCGTTCGCCGCGCGCCAGCGTGATGTGCCCGCCGTGCGGCCAGCCCTTGAACTTGTCGACCGCGAAGGTCAGGCCCGACGAACCTTCGGTGAGGTAGGGCGTGTCGATCTGCGCGAGGTTGCCCATGCAGATGATCTTCGTGCCGGGGCCGGCGCGGGTGATCAGCGTCTTCATCTGCTTGGGCGTGAGGTTCTGCGCCTCGTCGATGATCACGTACTTGTTCAGGAAGGTGCGTCCGCGCATGAAGTTCATGCTCTTGACCTTGATGCGGCTGCGGATCAGCTCGTTGGTGGCCGCGCGGCCCCACTCGCCGGCACCACCGCCGTCGCCCTTGGCCAGGAACTCGAGGTTGTCGTCCAGCGCACCCATCCAGGGGCCCATCTTCTCTTCTTCGGTGCCGGGCAGGAAGCCGATGTCTTCACCGACGCTCACCGTCGCGCGGGTCATGATGATCTCGGTGTAGCGGCGGTCGTCGAGCACCTGGGTGAGGCCGGAGGCCAGCGCCATCAGGGTCTTGCCGGTGCCGGCAGTGCCGGTCAGCGTGACGAAGTCGATCTCGGGGTCCATCAGCAGGTTCATCGCGAAGTTCTGCTCGCGGTTGCGCGTGTTCACGCCCCACACCGCGTTCTTGCCCGAGCTGTAGTCCTTGAGCGTCTTGAGCACGGCGGTCTTGTCGCGGATCTCGGTGACGCGCGCGTACATGCTCGGCTCGCCGGGCGCCTCGAAGAAGACGAACTGGTTGATGTACAGGTTGGGCACGATCGGACCGCTGATTCGGTAGAACGTGTTGCTGCCGCTCTGCCAGCTTTCGACCGTCTTGCTCTGGCGCGTCCAGAAGTCGGGCGGCAGTGCGAGCGAGCCGGCGTAGAGTAGGTCGCCGTCTTCCAGCGTCTTGTCGTTCTGGTAGTCGTCGGTGGCCAGGCCCAGGGCGCGCGCCTTGACGCGCATGTTGATGTCTTTCGACACCAGCACCACTTCCTGCTTCGCCTTGCCCGGGCGGTCTTTCGCGTATTCGTCGCGCAGGGCCTGGACCACGCCCAGGATCTGGTTGTCGGCCTTGCCCTGGGGCAGGCTGACCGGCAGCGAATAGTCGAGTGGCGCGGTCTGGAAGAACAGCCGGCCGCCGGCCTCGCGATGGCCGGTGGTGTCGAGCTTCAGGCCTTTGTCGATGTCGGCGTCCTGCGCACCGGCCAACGCATCGAGCGTGCGGCTGGTCTGGCGGCCGTTGCGGGCGACTTCGGTCGTGCCCTTCTTGTGGCCGTCGAGCTCTTCCAGCACGATCATCGGCAGGAAGATGTCGTGCTCTTCGAAGCGGAACAGGCACATCGGGTCGTGCAACAGCACGTTCGTGTCGAGCACGAACAGCTTGGCCGGGCCGGTGGATTTGCGCTTGGGGCGTGCCGGGCTGTGGAGCGACGCGACCGGCGCGACGGCGGCGGGCGGCGGCGTGGGCACGCGCGTCTCGACCTGCACCATCGCGGGTTGTGGTTGCTGCTGCGGTGCGCTCACCGGTACTGGTGCGGACATGGGCGCCGGGGCGGGCGCAGCCTTCGTTTTCGAGCGGCGTGCCGGTCGCGCGGCCGGTGCATCGCCGCCGCCTTCCGTGCCGAGGTTGTCGAACAGCTCCAACGGCTGCGGTCCGCTCTTGGCGGGGGCGTCGTCGCGCGAATCGCCGGAACGGCGCGAGTTTCTGTGCGAGGGACGGGCGGGTGCGTCGATCGCGTCCGGCGAGAGCAATGCGGCGCGTTTCGTGGGGGCGGGAGGCAATGGCATGGGTCAGGTCGCTCGCAAGGAAGAAAGAGGAGGGCCGGAAAACGAAAAAGCCGCCTGTAGACCCAGGCGGCTTCGTTCGGAGGATGCGGTCGTGGAGCTCAACGGCATGAAGCCATTATGCACACCGCAAAAGACGCACCAGGGGCTCTTTGCACGCCGCGTGGGGCAATTCCCACGACT
Encoded here:
- the ppsA gene encoding phosphoenolpyruvate synthase, with amino-acid sequence MSALFEATALVVPFENLRMTDVESVGGKNASLGEMISQLPQGVRVPTGFATTAHAFRQFLAHDGLADKISKRLAALDTEDVRALATAGAEIRAMVEAQPFPADLQKAIGEAFATLSAGNPSASFAVRSSATAEDLPDASFAGQQETFLNVVGIDDVLHKMKEVFASLYNDRAISYRVHKGFEHDVVALSAGVQRMVRSDLGAAGVMFTIDTESGFDQVVFITSSYGLGETVVQGSVNPDEFYVHKPTLKAGKKAVIRRNLGSKLIQMEFATPEEKKASGKLVKTTDVKAEQRNRYSLSDADVEQLARYALVIEEHYGRPMDIEWGKDGTDGHLYILQARPETVKSQQQGKAEQRYKLLGKGAVLAEGRAIGQKIGTGAVRIVHNISEMDQVQAGDVLVTDMTDPNWEPVMKRAAAIVTNRGGRTCHAAIIARELGIPAVVGCGDATDLLKDGTLVTVSCAEGDTGFIYDGLLETEVTEVQRGVMPEIDLKIMMNVGNPQLAFDFAQLPNHGVGLARLEFIINNNIGVHPKAILDYPNVDNDLKKAVESVARGHASPRAFYVDKVTEGVATIAAAFWPKPVIVRLSDFKSNEYRKLIGGSRYEPEEENPMLGFRGAARYLSADFGEAFAMECEALKRVRNDMGLTNVQIMVPFVRTLGQAERVTTLLGEHGLKRGENTLKLIMMCEVPSNAVLPEEFLKFFDGFSIGSNDLTQLTLGLDRDSGLELLAADFDERDPAIKALLSRVIKACKDQGKYVGICGQGPSDHPDFALWLAEQGIESISLNPDSVIDTWQQLAQRG
- the rpsF gene encoding 30S ribosomal protein S6; this encodes MRHYEIILLIHPDQSEQVPAMLERYKGLITAGGGKVHRVEDWGRRQLAYQINKLNKAHYLCVNIEAEQAVMGELEHAFKFNDAVLRHLTVQKKKADTGPSSMMKTVEREEARKAQQAEYAANNN
- the priB gene encoding primosomal replication protein N; this encodes MTAAAAATGVNQLLLTASVAELGTLRYTPAGLPALDLKLDHESTLQEAGKPRQVKTALKAVAFGAIAERLAAQSMGSLWRFQGFLATPGNGKHPVLHIQDFQQD
- the rpsR gene encoding 30S ribosomal protein S18, producing the protein MATFKKFNKDKRPKRNTQSLLFKRKRFCRFTVAGVEEIDYKDIDTLRDFISENGKIIPARLTGTRAIYQRQLNTAIKRARFLAMVPYSDQHRV
- the rplI gene encoding 50S ribosomal protein L9 — translated: MQIILLDKVLNVGGLGDIVKVKDGYARNFLIPSGRARRATAANKAEFEAKRVELEKAAAVKLAESQAQGEKLAGSTVKLTQKAGVDGRLFGSVTNGDIAEELNKQGYKVAKSQVRLPNGPIKVVGDNTVSVSLHTDVVVEITVTVYGETA
- the dnaB gene encoding replicative DNA helicase, whose protein sequence is MSAVFSYADNDSSADRQIAQLRIPPHSIEAESSVLGGLLLDNGAWDRMGDLLVDGDFYRHEHKLIYAAIGGLINASKPADVITVFEQLQNLGKADDIGGLVYLNSLAQYVPSASNIRRYAEIVRERSILRKLVSAADEIATNAFNPQGKAVDKILDEAEQKIFNIGEEGTRMKQGFQSMDALVVELLDRVTEMAENPNDITGVRTGFHDFDKMTSGLQPGDMIVLAARPSMGKTSLAINIAEHVALEEGLPVAVFSMEMGAAQLAVRIVGSIGRIDQGHLRTGKLSDEEWPRLTEAIEKLRTVSLHIDETPGLSSSELRANARRLARQYGRLGLIVVDYLQLMSTSSSGDENRATAVGEISRGLKMLAKELKCPVIALSQLSRGVEARTDKRPMMSDLRESGAIEQDADIIMFIYRDDYYNKESKEPGVAEVIISKHRNGPTGTVKLAFLKPITKFENLVGYSNNDEY
- a CDS encoding helix-turn-helix transcriptional regulator, which gives rise to MRRADRLFQLVQLIRGRRLTTAAFLAQRLEVSERTVYRDVADLQHQGVPIEGEAGVGYRLGAGFELPPLMFTQDEASALVAAARMTQSWVDPAMARNIETGLGKILSVLPPAARVSAEALALYAPALGLDDALRTRLQTLREAVQAHQKLRLHYRDVSGDASERTVRPLGCFYWGKVWTLSTWCELRNDFRGFRVDRMEAVEVLDTRFRDEPGKTLADLLRQVKAEAARHKEWAQKPPASTPEPGSDAG
- a CDS encoding MGMT family protein; protein product: MSTRKGWRDRLAGYPNLPNVKAIPPAMRARHGEGTIATPSPAEVEDAMRGVPEGRLTTVLGIGEEIAARHRATIGCTVTTAIFAHMVAHATEEATTDTERTPYWRTLKIGGELNPKYPGSIEAQMSRLETEGHTVVQRGKRYFVEDFARKLVGTR
- a CDS encoding GyrI-like domain-containing protein, with protein sequence MDPIRQHQDAFRVSGLTARTTNREENDPATARIGALWNRFFGEQTYDATPYRTGDTRIFSIYSVYESDAHGAFDVTAGVAVSDGADSVAIEAGNYLVFTGRGDMPQMVIATWQRIWQYFEAHPEIVRRYRSDFEAYEGPDAVAIHIGVS
- a CDS encoding EVE domain-containing protein; its protein translation is MAQRNWIAVASAEHARRGRDHRPLGFMQVGHGKLAPLKRVAAGDRVAYYSPATVFGGTDKLQSFVSLGIVQPGDPYEFDMGNGFVPWRRDVAYVAAHEAPIAPLIERLAFIETPKQWGYKFRFGLFDITDIDMKLIAQTMKAEPKALLF
- a CDS encoding VOC family protein produces the protein MTTHAITWFEIPVANLDRAQAFYETVLARKLRREDFGGNPLAVFPYDDPATGGALKPGANTSAQAGSGIRIYLDCTGIDTVLSRVEAAGGQIVAPKSALPPGMGFIAHLRDTEGNEVGLHAPA
- a CDS encoding PhoH family protein, whose amino-acid sequence is MPLPPAPTKRAALLSPDAIDAPARPSHRNSRRSGDSRDDAPAKSGPQPLELFDNLGTEGGGDAPAARPARRSKTKAAPAPAPMSAPVPVSAPQQQPQPAMVQVETRVPTPPPAAVAPVASLHSPARPKRKSTGPAKLFVLDTNVLLHDPMCLFRFEEHDIFLPMIVLEELDGHKKGTTEVARNGRQTSRTLDALAGAQDADIDKGLKLDTTGHREAGGRLFFQTAPLDYSLPVSLPQGKADNQILGVVQALRDEYAKDRPGKAKQEVVLVSKDINMRVKARALGLATDDYQNDKTLEDGDLLYAGSLALPPDFWTRQSKTVESWQSGSNTFYRISGPIVPNLYINQFVFFEAPGEPSMYARVTEIRDKTAVLKTLKDYSSGKNAVWGVNTRNREQNFAMNLLMDPEIDFVTLTGTAGTGKTLMALASGLTQVLDDRRYTEIIMTRATVSVGEDIGFLPGTEEEKMGPWMGALDDNLEFLAKGDGGGAGEWGRAATNELIRSRIKVKSMNFMRGRTFLNKYVIIDEAQNLTPKQMKTLITRAGPGTKIICMGNLAQIDTPYLTEGSSGLTFAVDKFKGWPHGGHITLARGERSRLADFASDVL